From one Triticum urartu cultivar G1812 chromosome 3, Tu2.1, whole genome shotgun sequence genomic stretch:
- the LOC125543595 gene encoding probable transcription factor At3g04930, with protein MQPLLLPASATPRTQSGRVLSAVSGTRFDSTRTPNPPPTTTMASAAPSRSRSSSSADQDEEGTDSDASNDSPPPAAQQAPPPPFPDSPAPPPPAPAFTDPAGAGAAPPPPPQGASAAEDSRRLFQRLWTDEEELLILRGFLEFTSRRGTAFASHQYDTGPFYEEIRRKLSFDFSKNQLIEKLRRLKKKYRVCATRVAAQGAAFAFKSAHEGAIYDVARHIWRPAFKRDGAGGDASDEDDINPAAAAAAAAAAAVTEPPAAVEEGGGGGASAHTPRGRGPRRGGRKRAAQEIEAPIFPATPAPMLTDAAHEPAITAFESSVPVIAQPPPVPAAPLPPYPVTANGPTEADVRSILSPLLKELISSVAVPGQTGLGLGLGMEFGGADILGAGLGVAGLSPRAPGDEKWRQQQILELEVYLKRLELVREQVMTALQELRSLGS; from the coding sequence ATGCAGCCACTCCTCCTGCCCGCTAGCGCTACGCCACGCACGCAGTCTGGCCGAGTCCTATCCGCCGTATCCGGCACCCGATTCGACTCCACCCGAACCCCTAATCCCCCTCCCACCACCACCATGGCCTCCGCCGCGCCCTCCCGCtcccgctcctcctcctccgccgacCAAGACGAGGAGGGCACCGACAGCGACGCCTCCAACgactcccccccccccgctgCCCAGCAGGCCCCGCCCCCACCGTTCCCCGACAGCCCGGCCCCGCCTCCTCCAGCCCCCGCCTTCACCGACCCAGCCGGCGCCGGTGcagctccgccgcctccgccgcagGGGGCGAGTGCGGCGGAGGACTCGCGGCGGCTGTTCCAGCGGCTGTGGACGGACGAGGAGGAGCTGCTCATCCTGCGCGGGTTCCTCGAGTTCACGTCGCGCCGGGGCACCGCCTTCGCGTCGCACCAGTACGACACGGGGCCCTTCTACGAGGAGATCCGCCGCAAGCTCTCCTTCGACTTCTCCAAGAACCAGCTCATCGAGAAGCTGCGCCGCCTCAAGAAGAAGTACCGCGTCTGCGCCACCCGCGTCGCCGCGCAGGGCGCCGCCTTCGCCTTCAAGAGCGCGCACGAGGGCGCCATCTACGACGTCGCGCGCCACATCTGGCGCCCGGCCTTCAAGCGCGACGGCGCCGGGGGCGACGCCTCGGACGAGGACGACATCAACCCCGCTGCAGCAGCAGCCGCCGCAGCGGCTGCCGCCGTCACGGAGCCGCCTGCTGCGGTCGAGGAGGGTGGCGGCGGAGGCGCGTCTGCGCACACCCCTCGGGGCAGGGGCCCGCGGCGTGGTGGAAGGAAGAGGGCGGCGCAAGAGATTGAGGCGCCCATCTTCCCTGCAACGCCTGCTCCGATGTTGACCGATGCGGCTCATGAGCCGGCTATCACGGCGTTCGAGAGTTCCGTGCCGGTGATTGCACAGCCACCTCCGGTGCCGGCAGCGCCATTGCCTCCTTATCCAGTGACAGCCAATGGCCCCACTGAAGCTGATGTCCGGAGCATCCTGTCACCGCTGCTCAAGGAGCTCATCAGCTCGGTTGCTGTTCCTGGGCAGACCGGACTAGGATTGGGCTTGGGCATGGAATTCGGGGGTGCTGATATTCTTGGCGCTGGTCTTGGGGTGGCTGGACTGAGCCCTCGGGCGCCCGGTGATGAGAAGTGGAGGCAGCAGCAGATCCTTGAGCTGGAGGTCTACCTCAAGAGGCTCGAGCTTGTCCGGGAGCAGGTCATGACGGCGCTACAAGAACTCAGGTCATTAGGAAGCTGA